One window of the Rhipicephalus sanguineus isolate Rsan-2018 unplaced genomic scaffold, BIME_Rsan_1.4 Seq989, whole genome shotgun sequence genome contains the following:
- the LOC119378805 gene encoding LOW QUALITY PROTEIN: cilia- and flagella-associated protein 20-like (The sequence of the model RefSeq protein was modified relative to this genomic sequence to represent the inferred CDS: inserted 2 bases in 1 codon), which yields MFKNTFQSGFLSILYSIGSKPLQIWDKKVRNGHIKRITDNDIQSFVLEILGTNVSTTFITCPADPRKTLGIRLPFLIMIVKNMKKYFTFEVQILDDKNVRRRFRASNFQSTTRVKPFICTMPMRLDEGWNQIQFNLADFTRRAYGTSYVETLRVQIHANCRIRRVYFADRLYXEDELPAEFKLYLPVQARAKV from the exons ATGTTTAAAAACACATTTCAGAGTGGGTTTTTGTCGATACTGTACAGCATCGGAAGCAAACCACTTCAAATCTGGGACAAGAAG GTTAGAAATGGTCACATCAAAAGGATCACGGACAACGATATCCAGTCCTTCGTGCTCGAAATACTGGGCACAAACGTCAG CACAACTTTCATCACGTGCCCCGCCGATCCTCGAAAGACGTTGGGCATCCGACTTCCTTTTCTCATCATGATTGTCAAGAATATGAAGAAATATTTCACATTTGAAGTTCAG ATCTTGGATGACAAGAATGTTCGTCGGCGCTTCCGAGCAAGCAACTTCCAAAGCACAACGAGGGTAAAGCCCTTTATCTGTACTATGCCAATGCGTTTGGATGAAGGCTGGAACCAAATTCAATTCAACTTGGCCGACTTCACACGCCGCGCCTATGGGACGAGCTAtgtggaaacattgagagtacaG ATCCATGCAAACTGCCGTATCCGGCGAGTGTACTTTGCGGACCGCCTCTA TGAAGATGAGCTGCCTGCAGAGTTCAAGCTGTACCTGCCAGTGCAAGCTAGAGCTAAAGTTTGA